From Spirosoma aerolatum, one genomic window encodes:
- a CDS encoding DinB family protein, whose translation MVPNDELIRIIDLLNTTYEGEEAWHGPSVVEVLRGVTPDMAGRRIAPNTHSIAELVFHMTSWRIFCVKKMQGDATFDITTPDKNFGALPDKIDDFEWEALEMELSLSQEELINELDKRDDDEFLEDIVPGRDYTYYDMLHGIINHDLYHTGQIMILRKALTFKGAGTQFDDDVDEYGSSFDNSHEHDDYY comes from the coding sequence ATGGTTCCAAACGACGAACTGATTCGCATCATTGACCTGCTGAATACCACCTATGAAGGGGAAGAAGCTTGGCATGGGCCATCAGTTGTAGAGGTGTTACGGGGAGTTACACCGGATATGGCCGGGCGCCGAATCGCTCCAAATACACATAGTATTGCCGAACTCGTTTTTCACATGACCAGTTGGCGCATATTTTGTGTCAAAAAGATGCAGGGTGATGCAACGTTCGATATTACAACCCCCGATAAAAACTTTGGGGCATTGCCTGACAAAATAGATGATTTCGAGTGGGAGGCCCTCGAAATGGAACTGAGTCTTAGCCAGGAAGAGCTTATTAACGAGCTGGATAAACGAGACGACGATGAGTTTCTGGAGGATATAGTGCCCGGCCGTGATTATACGTACTACGATATGCTGCACGGTATTATCAATCATGATCTTTACCACACCGGGCAGATTATGATTTTGCGTAAAGCGTTGACTTTCAAAGGTGCCGGCACGCAGTTTGATGATGATGTCGATGAATACGGTTCATCGTTCGACAACAGCCACGAACACGACGATTATTACTGA
- a CDS encoding EVE domain-containing protein: protein MNFWLVKSEPDAYGWYHFTEQGRAIWDGVRNYQARNNLRAMQLGDQVLFYHSVINPAVVGLASVVKEAYQDPTVPDDPRWVVVELEPVMAFDLPVTLSQIKSEPLLANLSLIRQSRLSVMPVRPDEFELILKMGQKRMLDDRMSE from the coding sequence TTGAACTTCTGGCTTGTCAAGTCCGAACCCGACGCTTACGGGTGGTATCATTTTACGGAGCAGGGCCGTGCCATTTGGGATGGCGTTCGTAATTATCAGGCGCGTAATAACCTGAGAGCCATGCAGCTTGGCGATCAGGTACTGTTTTACCATAGTGTAATTAATCCGGCGGTGGTTGGGCTGGCCAGTGTTGTCAAAGAGGCTTATCAGGACCCGACGGTACCCGATGATCCACGCTGGGTTGTTGTTGAACTAGAGCCAGTTATGGCTTTTGACCTTCCCGTGACTCTGTCTCAAATTAAATCTGAACCTTTACTGGCCAATCTCAGTCTGATTCGGCAATCCAGATTATCTGTTATGCCTGTTCGGCCCGATGAGTTTGAATTGATCCTAAAAATGGGCCAGAAACGAATGTTGGATGACAGAATGAGTGAATGA
- a CDS encoding CAP domain-containing protein yields the protein MKPVYCYWFLALMWLLVACQTEQEKTSMPSPVMSSVHKEGGIGQPESESSAYSGARDATMALQQEVLIYVNEARSQTCLCGTTVYPPVPALTLNSRLNGAADKYAVDMATYNYFSHTGRDGSQPWDRMTREGYIWTSAGENIAAGYPTARSVVDAWLSSPGHCQNIMNPYFQNLGVGYAYNASSTYKHYWVNDFGRR from the coding sequence ATGAAACCGGTCTATTGTTATTGGTTTTTGGCCCTGATGTGGTTACTAGTAGCCTGTCAAACGGAGCAGGAAAAGACGAGTATGCCTAGCCCAGTTATGTCGTCAGTACATAAAGAAGGGGGTATTGGTCAACCTGAGTCTGAATCCTCAGCCTATTCGGGAGCACGCGATGCTACAATGGCTTTACAGCAGGAAGTATTGATTTATGTTAATGAGGCACGTTCGCAGACATGCCTTTGCGGAACTACTGTTTATCCGCCCGTTCCGGCGCTTACGCTCAACTCCCGGCTAAATGGAGCTGCCGATAAGTATGCGGTCGATATGGCTACGTATAATTATTTCAGTCATACCGGGCGGGACGGATCGCAGCCCTGGGATCGCATGACTCGCGAAGGTTACATATGGACTTCAGCAGGTGAGAATATAGCGGCTGGTTATCCAACCGCTCGATCCGTAGTCGACGCCTGGCTAAGTTCTCCGGGGCATTGCCAGAATATAATGAACCCGTACTTCCAAAACCTTGGGGTTGGGTATGCCTATAATGCAAGCAGTACCTATAAACATTACTGGGTTAACGATTTTGGGCGAAGGTAG
- a CDS encoding class I SAM-dependent methyltransferase: MADIQIVTPALWPEYELIDSGNFQKLERFGKYVLSRPEPQAIWDKSLSDEDWEQQAHAIFKRDRQSPERGDWQTSPDMRDPWYVSFRQEQLKLTFKLALTTFKHVGLFPEQSDNWLFIYDKIKAMSLRVARPKVLNLFAYTGGASLAARQAGADVTHVDAVKPVINWARENMDHSELDNIRWVVEDAVKFVRREVRRGNYYNGIILDPPAYGRGPGGEKWVLEEQLNDLLKSCADLLDQSDFFFIINLYSLGFSSIIVDNLMKQVFGDVPNLEWGELAVTDQFQKRLPLGVFYRFGI, from the coding sequence ATGGCTGATATACAAATTGTTACCCCTGCTCTCTGGCCTGAATATGAGTTAATTGATTCAGGCAATTTTCAGAAACTTGAACGTTTTGGCAAATACGTTTTGTCGAGACCTGAGCCTCAGGCAATCTGGGACAAATCACTTTCCGACGAGGACTGGGAACAACAGGCCCATGCCATCTTTAAACGGGATCGTCAATCGCCCGAACGGGGAGACTGGCAGACATCGCCCGATATGCGCGACCCCTGGTATGTATCGTTCAGACAGGAGCAATTAAAACTAACCTTTAAACTGGCCCTGACAACCTTTAAGCATGTTGGGTTATTTCCAGAACAATCCGACAATTGGCTATTTATTTACGATAAAATTAAAGCCATGTCTCTGAGGGTCGCGCGACCTAAAGTGCTGAATCTGTTTGCCTACACCGGCGGTGCCTCACTGGCGGCCCGACAAGCAGGAGCCGATGTGACCCACGTTGATGCCGTGAAGCCCGTCATCAATTGGGCACGGGAAAACATGGATCACAGTGAACTGGATAATATACGCTGGGTGGTTGAAGATGCTGTCAAGTTTGTCCGAAGAGAGGTTCGCCGGGGAAATTATTATAATGGCATCATTCTTGACCCGCCTGCGTATGGTCGAGGTCCAGGTGGCGAAAAATGGGTGCTTGAAGAACAACTCAACGATCTCCTCAAATCTTGTGCCGATCTACTCGACCAGTCCGATTTTTTCTTTATAATCAATCTATATTCATTAGGATTTTCCTCCATTATCGTCGATAACCTGATGAAGCAGGTGTTTGGTGATGTCCCGAACCTAGAGTGGGGAGAACTTGCTGTAACTGACCAATTTCAGAAACGACTACCTTTGGGCGTGTTTTATCGGTTTGGGATATGA
- a CDS encoding tetratricopeptide repeat protein — protein MSSCGSDERQSAHIPDFPKPGDSSRTEGALRALTAAINQSSSSSAYAKRAAILLAMGRINDALADIDEAISRNDNTGSYYLIKAQILRVLQQPEKALQNAQRAEILGIDTPELYTLQGDLLQQQNQFDKAKLYIAKALQMAPYDGEAYFFKGLMAARQSDTTQALALYQQSLRLKPRYLETYNQLSSIYRSLGDLNAALAYNAQALTYFPNNAKLYYGRGLIYHTEGKLDSAMIDYQRTVKVQPNYYQAFFQMGLINQKYRNYYTALTNFQRVQQLRPQFPRIDTYIGYCHEQMGQFDLAIAAYTKATQLNSNDQQAAAGLWRSQRRQYVQQNPYNSLFLPDSSTDRPMTSNRTRPEFDTTRVRMSTIQPKSQVTSHASDSLQRAVKPIGQN, from the coding sequence ATGTCTTCCTGCGGAAGTGATGAACGACAGTCGGCGCATATTCCCGATTTTCCTAAACCGGGCGATAGTAGCCGTACTGAAGGAGCGCTGCGGGCATTAACCGCAGCGATCAATCAGTCGTCGTCATCGTCGGCCTATGCCAAACGCGCGGCTATTTTACTGGCGATGGGGCGAATCAACGACGCGCTGGCCGATATTGACGAAGCGATTAGTCGGAACGATAATACAGGGTCTTATTATTTGATTAAAGCTCAGATACTCAGGGTTCTGCAACAACCTGAAAAGGCTTTGCAAAATGCGCAGCGGGCCGAAATTCTGGGTATAGACACACCAGAGTTGTATACATTGCAGGGGGATTTGCTACAGCAGCAAAATCAGTTTGATAAAGCAAAACTGTATATTGCGAAAGCGCTGCAAATGGCCCCATATGATGGGGAAGCGTATTTTTTTAAAGGTTTGATGGCAGCCCGGCAGAGTGATACAACGCAGGCGTTGGCACTATATCAGCAATCGCTCCGGCTTAAACCCCGATATCTGGAAACCTATAATCAACTGTCGTCCATTTATCGTTCTTTGGGCGATCTGAATGCTGCTCTGGCCTATAATGCGCAGGCACTGACCTACTTTCCAAACAATGCGAAGCTTTATTATGGTCGTGGGCTTATTTATCATACAGAAGGTAAGCTGGATAGTGCTATGATTGATTATCAGCGGACCGTAAAGGTTCAGCCGAACTACTATCAGGCTTTCTTTCAGATGGGACTGATCAATCAGAAATACCGTAACTATTATACGGCGCTGACAAATTTTCAACGTGTGCAACAACTTCGGCCGCAGTTCCCCCGGATCGATACCTACATTGGGTATTGTCATGAACAAATGGGGCAATTTGACTTAGCAATTGCTGCGTACACGAAAGCTACTCAACTGAATAGTAACGATCAACAGGCAGCCGCTGGGTTATGGCGTTCCCAACGGCGGCAATATGTGCAACAAAACCCGTATAACTCTTTATTTTTGCCTGATAGTAGTACTGACCGGCCGATGACTTCAAACCGAACCCGACCCGAGTTTGATACAACGCGGGTTCGAATGTCAACGATTCAGCCAAAGTCGCAGGTGACGAGTCATGCCAGTGATTCGCTCCAGCGAGCCGTGAAACCCATTGGTCAGAATTAG
- a CDS encoding sensor histidine kinase, which produces MPYFFGTMALFIGLISGSVCGQSKIPFLKEQLVTATMDTARSRIYYELGGQYPDIAVDSSLYFLNRSLISGKMADNSFLIAQALWKLGFVQMYYERNDAKAISLFYQSIAIAQKHNDYLNLARCYMYLAMVAYHQRTGNWTDLLAKAEVYAKLAHNWQVLSDVYAMSSNIYAYNGQHQQASETIRQAMLSSKPGTGHWFSFALDYAESLVAIGKTAEATAVYRKLSAIKSQLSRDQSDFVHYNDLARLEIGLKNYAQAERLLQSMVMDERARVKPDSFHLFIMTRTLRQLYKEQRNYKKAFQMANELADLRVWKSNKEQTIDSRLKMTQLRAALDLEKKERQIAQLKAREQQNQVYLTGALLVAAMLVSFVVVLQRAKRRIERQSTELMQLNHTKDKLFAILSHDLHSPVASLKNLLGLTNWGELSQREFAEATQILNKQVSTLLTVLENLLNWAMSQMGGIYPRFNAINLFPVVDEQISLLRPIAETKGINLVNALPSDIPLTADANQLGVVFRNLLQNALKFTHTGGQIEVRCSYEPTRYMIYVKDTGIGIPQALLDQLFRAGSATSRPGTTGEKGAGLGLVIVNELVEANRGSLSVSSKEGTGTTFTIILPRPSYITKSLQSEYIYN; this is translated from the coding sequence ATGCCTTATTTCTTTGGGACCATGGCCCTGTTTATCGGGTTAATTTCTGGTTCGGTATGTGGACAGAGCAAAATCCCATTCCTGAAAGAACAACTTGTTACGGCAACGATGGATACGGCCCGAAGCCGTATCTACTACGAACTGGGTGGACAATATCCTGACATAGCCGTTGATTCTAGCCTATACTTTCTGAACCGTTCATTAATCAGCGGCAAGATGGCGGACAACTCCTTCCTGATTGCTCAGGCCCTCTGGAAGCTTGGCTTCGTGCAGATGTATTATGAGCGGAACGATGCGAAAGCCATCTCTCTTTTTTATCAGAGCATTGCCATTGCCCAAAAGCATAACGATTATCTGAATCTGGCTCGTTGCTATATGTATCTGGCTATGGTAGCTTATCACCAGCGTACAGGTAACTGGACTGATTTGCTGGCTAAAGCAGAAGTATATGCCAAACTGGCGCACAACTGGCAGGTATTGTCGGATGTGTATGCAATGAGTTCCAATATTTATGCCTACAATGGTCAGCATCAACAGGCAAGCGAAACCATCCGTCAGGCTATGTTGTCCAGTAAGCCCGGAACGGGGCATTGGTTTTCTTTCGCACTGGATTATGCGGAGTCTCTGGTTGCCATAGGCAAAACGGCTGAAGCAACAGCAGTATATCGTAAACTGTCGGCAATAAAGAGCCAATTGAGTCGCGATCAAAGCGATTTTGTGCATTACAATGATCTGGCCCGGCTCGAAATAGGCTTGAAAAACTATGCCCAGGCTGAACGATTACTGCAGTCTATGGTCATGGATGAAAGGGCTAGAGTCAAACCTGATTCGTTCCACCTGTTCATTATGACGCGTACATTACGGCAGCTTTATAAAGAACAGCGAAACTATAAAAAGGCTTTCCAGATGGCCAATGAACTGGCTGATTTACGGGTTTGGAAAAGCAATAAAGAACAAACTATTGACAGTCGGCTTAAAATGACCCAGTTGCGGGCAGCTCTAGACCTAGAAAAGAAAGAACGACAGATCGCCCAGCTCAAAGCCCGTGAGCAACAGAATCAGGTATACTTAACGGGGGCTTTATTGGTGGCAGCGATGCTCGTCAGTTTCGTTGTTGTTCTGCAACGGGCTAAACGCCGTATTGAGCGCCAAAGCACGGAGCTGATGCAACTTAATCACACGAAAGATAAACTATTCGCCATTTTGTCTCATGATCTACATTCGCCTGTAGCGAGCCTGAAAAATCTGCTGGGACTTACAAACTGGGGCGAATTAAGCCAGCGTGAATTTGCTGAAGCAACCCAAATACTGAATAAACAGGTTAGTACGTTACTGACAGTGCTCGAAAACCTGCTAAACTGGGCGATGTCGCAGATGGGGGGGATTTACCCCCGGTTCAATGCAATCAATCTTTTTCCAGTGGTAGATGAACAGATTTCCCTGCTACGGCCGATAGCTGAGACTAAAGGGATCAATTTGGTCAATGCCTTGCCTTCAGACATACCTCTAACGGCTGATGCTAACCAACTAGGCGTTGTATTTAGAAATCTTTTGCAAAACGCACTCAAGTTTACGCATACAGGTGGTCAAATTGAGGTACGTTGTTCATATGAACCTACCAGATACATGATCTATGTTAAGGATACAGGTATTGGTATACCTCAGGCCTTACTCGATCAGTTGTTTCGGGCAGGCTCGGCAACCAGTCGGCCTGGAACAACTGGTGAGAAGGGGGCGGGACTGGGGTTAGTAATTGTAAATGAACTGGTGGAAGCCAACCGGGGAAGTCTGAGCGTTTCTAGTAAAGAAGGAACCGGAACTACATTTACAATTATACTTCCCCGACCCAGCTACATTACTAAGTCATTGCAATCAGAATATATATATAACTAG
- a CDS encoding capsule assembly Wzi family protein, producing the protein MNRWLFLWLLGTSICYGQTIKPLRYRTEVGSYFSTSGQTPFWLRANQYGIVPSEHAIMTIRQSLRVDYHDSPKSKLDSLRSVNRRVDWGWGAEAVLNAGYNYKLLIPEAYLKLKFGRSMELWAGRRREIVGLVDSTLSSGSYAWSGNALPMLKIQFAIPDYIPRKGLISFKGFYAHGWFEQDRFINNSMLHQKALYARLGKPNWRLKLYAGINHEVMWGGNTERLPGTSVIKNNQLPNQFNDYVNMVLALPLGNRTDIDTTRVSSFDHENRIGNHLGTVDVGFEYIGSSFSLFAYRQNIYEDGSLFYLTNVQDGLNGLRIRNRRPHNPNGLQIQDLLFEYLYTQSQGGALFLENAAQRGRDNYFNHSQYQDGWSRYGLTMGTPFITPTPDSRSDLPRYGFTNNNRVAVMHIGVSGQVLDFFKFQLKASYSENLGTYESPFPKLVKQFSSVLSVSSPLYILNGVTANASVATDIGDLYDNSVGFYVGIRKEGQSKHK; encoded by the coding sequence ATGAACCGTTGGCTTTTTCTCTGGCTGCTGGGTACTTCGATCTGCTATGGCCAGACGATTAAACCACTCCGTTACCGAACTGAAGTAGGCAGCTATTTTTCGACCTCCGGCCAAACCCCGTTCTGGCTTCGAGCGAACCAATATGGAATTGTACCCAGCGAGCATGCTATCATGACCATCCGACAAAGTTTACGGGTCGATTATCATGATTCTCCAAAAAGTAAACTGGATAGTCTCCGCTCAGTAAACCGTCGGGTTGATTGGGGCTGGGGAGCCGAAGCCGTCCTAAATGCAGGCTATAATTACAAATTACTTATTCCAGAAGCCTACTTAAAACTAAAGTTTGGGCGTAGCATGGAATTATGGGCGGGTCGTCGGCGCGAAATCGTTGGGCTGGTCGACTCTACATTAAGTTCAGGCTCATATGCCTGGTCGGGAAATGCATTACCTATGTTAAAAATACAGTTTGCCATTCCCGACTATATACCGCGTAAGGGACTAATTAGTTTTAAGGGCTTTTATGCACACGGCTGGTTTGAACAAGATCGGTTTATTAATAACTCGATGCTCCATCAGAAAGCCTTATATGCCCGATTGGGAAAACCAAACTGGCGATTAAAGTTGTATGCCGGTATTAATCATGAAGTTATGTGGGGAGGTAATACTGAACGGTTACCCGGTACATCTGTCATCAAAAACAATCAATTGCCTAATCAATTCAACGATTACGTCAACATGGTGTTGGCTCTCCCCTTAGGGAACCGAACCGATATTGATACAACTCGCGTTAGTAGTTTTGATCATGAAAACCGAATTGGTAACCATCTGGGCACGGTCGATGTTGGATTTGAATATATTGGCAGTTCGTTTTCTCTGTTCGCCTATCGACAGAATATTTATGAAGATGGCTCGCTCTTTTACTTAACCAATGTTCAGGATGGACTGAATGGACTTCGCATCCGAAATCGGCGTCCTCACAATCCGAATGGGCTTCAGATTCAAGACCTTCTGTTCGAATATCTATACACGCAGAGCCAGGGAGGAGCCTTGTTTTTAGAGAATGCCGCCCAACGGGGCCGGGATAATTATTTCAATCACTCACAGTATCAGGATGGCTGGTCGCGGTATGGTTTAACGATGGGCACGCCATTTATTACCCCTACACCCGACAGCCGCAGTGATTTACCCCGCTATGGTTTTACGAACAATAACCGTGTAGCTGTAATGCATATAGGCGTGTCGGGGCAAGTTCTTGATTTTTTTAAATTTCAACTAAAAGCCTCTTATAGCGAAAATCTGGGCACGTATGAATCTCCTTTTCCAAAGCTAGTCAAACAGTTCTCGTCTGTACTGTCTGTATCGTCTCCACTTTATATTCTGAATGGGGTTACAGCTAATGCTTCGGTGGCAACCGATATAGGGGATTTGTACGATAACAGCGTTGGCTTCTATGTTGGCATTCGAAAAGAAGGGCAGAGCAAGCATAAATAG
- a CDS encoding LytR/AlgR family response regulator transcription factor produces MKINTLVVDDDAIWKKVITKFVQMNPLLELVGVCSSAIEAYAKLAQVEVDVLICDIELPDMSGLSLIRSLPRPPLVIFVTSYRHYALDCYEVSPVDFLLKPLELDRFLQSIEKVRQRLLVAPETSTIAPYFFVREALNYVQIAYDDVLYMKAQENFLQIVTSTQTFLPILSITKMEEQLKGDVFLRVHRSYLVHRGAIASIGKNELTLRDGQVIPIGDQYRAQLNRKHIEGRLISRG; encoded by the coding sequence ATGAAAATAAACACACTGGTGGTCGATGATGATGCCATCTGGAAAAAGGTCATCACCAAATTTGTTCAGATGAATCCATTGTTGGAGCTGGTAGGTGTATGTAGTTCAGCGATAGAAGCCTATGCCAAACTGGCACAGGTTGAAGTGGATGTACTCATCTGCGATATTGAACTGCCTGATATGTCGGGTTTATCGTTAATCCGAAGTTTGCCACGGCCTCCCCTTGTAATTTTTGTTACATCGTACCGACATTATGCACTGGACTGTTATGAGGTGTCGCCGGTCGATTTTCTTCTTAAGCCGCTGGAACTGGACCGATTCTTACAAAGCATTGAAAAAGTACGACAACGATTGCTCGTTGCCCCGGAAACGTCAACGATAGCTCCCTACTTTTTTGTACGCGAAGCGTTGAATTATGTTCAGATTGCGTATGACGATGTACTGTATATGAAAGCTCAGGAGAATTTTCTACAAATCGTGACGTCTACTCAAACGTTCTTGCCGATTCTGTCGATCACTAAAATGGAAGAACAGCTCAAAGGTGACGTATTTTTGCGTGTGCATCGCTCATACCTGGTTCATCGGGGAGCAATCGCATCAATAGGTAAAAATGAACTGACCCTACGGGATGGGCAGGTCATTCCGATTGGCGATCAATATAGAGCACAGCTTAATCGAAAGCATATTGAGGGGCGTTTAATCAGCCGCGGATAA